The DNA region gaggaaactgagggagaggtggaggacgaggttCAAGGATGGGTTTGTGGCGGTTATCGACCGGACGATGGAGTTGAGGAAGCAGGGGTGGTAAGGGCAGGACTGAAGGAAAGGGTGGGTAGGGAGGGGTGTAGATCTTGTAACAACAATAATCACGAGAGGTCACAAAAACAGACTGTGTTtggtatttttctttctggtATTATGTATCATCTGCCTTGGCCTTTCGCTGCCCATCTTGGGAGGTGTACACAAACTGCAAGATATGCAAACTGCAAAACCTCAAAAAAACAGCATTCATCCCATCGCTATACCTAAAAATCACTCCCAGCCCAATTCCTTCCCCTCATTACCGGCGTGCCCACCGGACTCGTCGCAATCTTCGGTCTGCTCATAAACACCGCCTCATAatcatcctccttcccctcatTAATCAACTCCTCGGCAATCAACAGCGTGGTGTTTCCCTCATCCTGATAACtatcctctccttcctcatccAACGAAGAAAAATATGCACTCCTCGGTCTTCCTCCCTGATTCtggggagtggtgggtgcCGCTTTGGCCTGCCGGAGGGATCTCCTCCGCTCAATCTGAGCCTTTTGCTTGACGGCTTCAAAGTTGGCCATGGAGCGGCGGGTGCGGGAAACGAGGTCTTCGTAGCCGTTTGTGCCTgtcggtggggagggaggggtgatagaaggaggttggggttgcttTTGCGGTTCGGGGGCCGGGGAGTCGAGGAGCAGGTCGTCGTCTTCGGCGGAGACACGCAGGTTGGCGTGGGAGGTGCGCCGCGCCATGGAGAGGCGGGTTCGTTCGGCTAGGGAGAGGGTGTGCCTGCTTCGCTTgatcggggagggggaggcgtTGCTGACGGAGGCGAGGATTTGGTCGGCCATTTCctgggttggagatggcAACTCTTCTGGCGGGGAGGGAAGTTGGGGGGAGAGTTGTGGCGCAGGTAAAACGGTATTCCGTGTTGGGGTTAGGGCTGGCTTGGGTGGTGAACTGAGACGCCTTCGTGGGCTCTgagtgggtgtgggtgtctGGGTAGGTTCCCgtcttcttggtgatggtgtaTTCGATTTGATGGTGGCTGACCGGCGGAGAGCGTGAcgggagggtgttgttgggatTTCATTCACGTCAATTTCATCGTGGTAAAACGACTGTGCCTTTCGAAGAACCGGCTCAAACACCGGCTCGAGCTTGATCGGGTCCCGGCGCGGAGGTGATGGGCGGACCGCGATTGGCGTTGGCTCATGGTCGCTAATGTCTGAGATCTCCTCGCTCTCGGACTCGACAACGCCGTCCAAATCTAATGGCGGAACTGCCGTGGGCGCTTGTTGGAAGAAGGATGGAATGTGGGGCGCGCTGGGAGTAATGCCATCCAACTCGGCCTTGAGATTCGAAATCAACTTCTCGTACTCGTGATCGAAATCGCTCGTCCTACTTGAGGCCGGCTTCTTTGTGCTTGCCCGCCCCATATGGAGGGTCTCATGTCCTCGAAATCCAAGATCAATACCCCTTGGTCGTTCCTGTGCTCCAGCCTGTCGTGTGGTAGACCCTGATGCGGTGTCCCCAAACATCCTCTGGCGGAAGCCCTGCCACCTTTCCAGCCTTTCCCTCTGGCTTCTAACACGGTCGTCGAGCTGTTCCAGCAACCCAGGCTCTTTTTCGTCCAGCTCAGCCAACCGATCAGATTGaaccctcctccaaaccctgTCAAAGGACGCTGACAAGACTCCATCTCTCTGGGCCTGGCTGTCCCCATGCAGGAGCGTCTCCATCCAGCGCTCGCTTCCCGTCCAGTTGTTCCTAACAGTCTTCCATACATCTCGTCTGGTCTGTTCAGGCactccttcctcgccgtcgtcgtcttggTCTTGCTGTTGCCTCCGCCTGCGTGTAATGCCTCGTTCTTTGTCTGCCAATAATTCGGCAAAGCTGTTGAATCTCTTTCTCAATGCATTCTTTTCGTTCAATGTTCTTTGCAAAGAGACCCTATGCGCCAGGACCAACACCGTCAGCTCTGTCTTGTCCCCAGAATAGCCCATATTCTCCAGCGCCAGTGCTTGAGCCAGTGGTGGACTCATTGGGTCGCGCGAGTTGAGCTGCCTCTCCGCGACGACTTTCTTCAAGACGACCGACGAGAATACCGCCAAGACCTCTTCCAGCCTCTCGCCCTTGCACTCGTCCAACATCGTCTTGCGCACCACGGCATCTCTTCCCAGGACCCCATTCTTCTTGGCTTGTTCCAATTGTCTCAGCAAGGCGGCGCGCAGGTTCAGCGACTGAACCTGGTCGTTCGGAGGGAAGAATGGAAGCAATTTGTTTCTTGTTTCGTCCCTGTCGTAGAGAGCGAAGAGGTGGTACAGGGCCCATTCGACGCATTGGACGCGCTTCTTCTGTCCGCCGGCATCTTTGGCGTTGAATGTCGAGGGAGAGATACCGGGCCAGTCAGGCGAGAGGTCTAGgtcgaggaggcggaggttcGTCAGAAACAGCGAGacgttggagatggaggtcgGTGAAGCGACAACGGGCAACGAGGCTGATGGGTGCTGGGGCGGCGGGGCAGCTGGGGCAGTCCCACGGATTGAGTTCAAGGTCGTCGAGGGAGGCGGTTTGCTAGGATGGGAGGGCGCACGGGTCGGGCGAGTGCAGGTGGCAATGGATGTGGTCGAGGTAAGGTTCGCCATGGCTGGAGCATCTTCTTCTCTAACACCAACTTTGCAAGATTCCAGGTTCGCTGATGACTGGGCTAGTCCAGTCAGTGAATTGAGGACTGCGCAACCAGTCGCAAACAGAGGAAAACGAGTGACGCTTCCAGAGCGTCGTCTGGGAAAGAGAGACAGGGCAAACTTCAGGCGGTCAAGAGGCAGAACAGCTGGCAATTGCACACACACAATGGACACACGTGGACGGCGCATTCGGCAACACCAAAGCTCCCTCGATCATGCACGTAGCGGGTAGTAAACAATCTAAGTGGGGCCGCTCGAGTCGCATGCGCTAGCCAACAGCACTGCCAGTGATTGGCCCCGTTGCTAGGGGCattcagggttagggtacaTGATCAGTCATGCTCCAAGTTGCTCTGTCTCAACATGCATCAACATTCACAGGGCCCAAGTTGGCCATTTGTTTGGCCAGATATTTGAACCTACTTGAGTTCCGGCTACTTGAGACACCAAGGTACCCATCATGCCGCCAACAAACTTGAGCTCAAGTTTCCAGTGGGGTTCCTTGGATTCAAcgcctccccatcaccaagaggACGATGGACCAACAAAGTCATTTACGAATAACAGGGGATGAGGCCTGCTTAATAATACCTAATGCAATGTCTTATTTTATTTGGTGGTTTCTGTAAACCCCTCAGGGTTCTTTCCTGGTCCTCTtgcgtcatcatcctcccccttgcCATTGATACCTGAAGTCCAAGGCGTTGGACGCTGAATAGGGGCCTTTTGTTTATTGTTCACATTGTTCAGGCAGCGTCCTTTTCACAATGATCATGAAGCAGAGCTCGCCGCGGAGAATTCGCTGCACTACACTccgcccttctccttcatATTTCTTCCGATTTTCGCCAAAAATCACAACAACCATCAACAGGTCACCCCAGTTCCATGAACCAGTAAACCTCTCTCTTGTTGTATCTTCACACTCAGCGACTGACATTTCTCGCATAGTTTCACAACTTACATTGTGTGAACAAGAGCCATGGCCGCTCGCCACGACTATCTCGCCTACAAGCACGACACCAGCTTGCTTCTTCGCTGGATGATACAGacctccaacaacatcatcaaagCACACAAGGCTGAAATTGCCGAACTCCAGTCGCACGAACTCAACAAGAGGGGTCAAATTAGGGTCGATGGGATCGTCCCGTTGTGCGGACTCATTGCCAAGCATGTCACCAACGTCTCACCATCAATTTACCGACTCTTTCAGTCCATAATTGATGCCCGGACCGCCAGTTATTCAAGGTCCCAGAGGGTCGCGATCCAGATTCAAGACAAAAATGTTGAGGAATGCAATTCTACCTACAAGTTCTTCATTGACACCCTCGTAGCGGTCTTGGAGGCCCTCGGGAGTACGCCTTCGAAGCCGGGAGCAAGCCAGAATGCGGATCATGGTGCTTCATCAGTTAGCAAAGAGGAGGCCAAGCAGCTCATCTCCGCCAATAGATTTGTCCCTCTCCAGAATGGCGAGATAGATGGGTCTAGCGACAAGGAGGTCCCACAACAGTCATCGACGACCCAACCACGAAACAAGCCCGTCCTGGTAGAGcaaagaagggcaagaaagGCAAGAAGCACAACCACAAACGCCCAGAGCCTTCCGTCTCAGAAGAAGATCCCGTCAATCTTTCACTGGAAGATTACAAGCTCATTGAAGAAAAGATTCGGGATGGGGGTACATGTGGGCTGCATTCGATTTGGCCCGAAACTGGATACAGCTTCGCCGCTCTCTTCAAGAGGTTTGGCGAGATGTCGCatacaaccacctcaacatTGTTATTGGCGGCACGCTCTCCAACTCCGCCATTGCCATGATCCAACGACGTTCAAGAGCGATATTTGTTAATTTCCCCGACCATGATTCATATGGCAGCATCATGAACATAGTCACCTGGGGGTTGCCTTATGAATTGCAAGGCAAAATGTTATCACACTTGTGGTCGTTGCCCCAATTCCGACCAGACAACTTTACGCCTTCCAAAGAGATATGTGTTGATGCCAAAGAGCAGTTGATGGCCTATTCCTACAACTATCTCGTCGAATTCATTACTGATCCAACACACTCGCTCTGGCAAGCCAACCAAGCGCATGCTCGCGGAACTCGACAGCTGGGaccccaacctcagcctCCAGACGGCGACAAAAGAGGAGTGCCTGCTGTGGCGGAGGAGCTACACGATCAATTGGCTGTATGAGATGGTAAATATGGTTTCAATGTCACATCCTCAACACCGAAAGGTCCTTGGGCTTCAGGAGTTCTCAGCCTTCGTCACCCTCGCTATGCAAAACCCAGGAACCCACTTCCGCCACAAGATCCTCCCTCATCATTTGTTTCAGCTGCAGCTGATCATGGACTCCATGCCATATCCTGAGCATGGGCCCAAAGTTTTCTTGGAGGGGATACGCTAGCACCACCAGCGGACTCATTCGATCCTCAACATGTCATCAAGGACGAGTTCCTGAATACTAAGCGTTACGGGACGCACGGTTCCACGATATGATGCAGATATGGAATATAGAAAGCCCTGAGGAAAGGCAAGCATCTGATCCCAAGCTCCAAAAAGAAGCATCGAGTTTGGATGACTTGATAGAAAGTCTCCATGGGTTTCTTGGACAGCCCAACCACGCCAATGGATCAACTATAGCTCATTCACGATTTATCCAAACACATGAAAACGGACTTTGGGCCTACTTGCCCTTTCTTTGCGGTGTCGGCTTAAGTGAAGGACTGGAACTGACTTACCGAGTCATAATGGGACTTTGGGACCGGAGTCCAGGACCCATCGTTCTTGTCCATCTGCACAACATAGTGTGCCGAAAAGGCTATCTCAAAGAGCCGTTGGATACGCTCCGTCTGGTGGTGTCTCAGTTTGCGCGATGCCTGTTTCCTGATGGCAAGGCCCTGACTTTCCACTTTCACAGGGCGCTGCAGCGGATGGTCCAACAGTTCGCCACACACGATTCCCTCCGTGTTGAATGTTTAAGGGCACACCACCAAAGGCTGCTGAGCCAATGGCCGAACGAAGATATTGATCTTCATGCACAGCTTGACGGTGAGGCTTGCAAAATCTCCAACGAGAAATCGGATTTGGTGCTGTACAGAGAGGCGAAATGGGATCTTGATCGCATCCATGATCGGGATCTCAAACGGCATTCGCTCCTCTCAAGAGCGCGGCTGTACCACATGAACAGAGTCCTGGATCCATCCACCGGGTAGCAGCGGCTCCGTGATACTGAGCTGAAGAGACGACTCAGCCACATTGGCGTgagtgaggaggaagttgcTCATTTCGCCCCCGAAACTGTCGTGCCAGCCAAAGTTGACCGAAGCATGAGCAATGCCAGTCGTCACACTGACGATTACCAGCCCAACACACTATCCAACGAGGACTTATTGGAAATTGTGCAGGTGGATATCACCAATGATCTCTTGAGCACTCAACCTTTCTCGGGCTTAAATTACCTTGCAGTACATGTATCATGCTATTTGTTGTTTAGGGAAATCTCCACGACACTCAACGAAAGGCGGAACAAAACGTGGACGGCGGTCAAGAGTTCTTGGAGGCCAGGTAGCGAGAGACTCGCATTGTCGCTGGCTTTCagggtgttgaagatgggTGATCGGGATGAAGAGTGTCTACAAATCATAGCTGAGGCATTCGACCCTTGTCGCAACAGGGCCAGTCCTAGAGCGCATATTTACTGGGATCGCCTCCTTCTttctgatgaggagggtgagccGAAGAAAGGCTAATTGAATGCTGATGGAGATGGTTTGATTGATAATGGTGCCTGTTGTGTCATGTAATATGGGTCGACATCGCATCAAGAGGTAGAGGGGAAATAATAGGCAAGGATTCACCCTACACCCCATCATGATCCCATAGACCTTCCACCAAACCTCTTTAATCCTCACAACACCCCTTTCTTTAACGACAACTCCATAAAAGCAACTCCTGTCATCCGCTTGTCAGCCTCAATCTTCCCAAGCAACATACCCCGATTGATCACCCCCCTACCTAAACAGCCCCCATAAAAACACACAAATCCGAAATCAGGCTTGGGCAAGGAAGTAAACTGCCCCAAAAAGGAACATAAGCCACATACCGGAAGTCAGTCTCATCAACCGGCACCGGGCACAATGATATATTCTTGCATCCTCTACCAAGCGACACATTTTACGGTACAGTCAATGTCATAAACCAACAAAATCCTTGTCTTTTGTAAGCTGACAAGGTGGGTATAGATGATTCAAGACAAAAGCCAAACATAACAAAACCCCCTTTTACCCCTGACAGGCTGGGTGTGGGCCCCACTTTTCCCTGACCATCACCTTAACTTAAATGTAAGGTACAATAATTTCCTCCCGATACTACAAAATTCTTCCAACCGAGTTCCCTTGCACCGTTCCCATTTCTTTCAATCGACATTGGGCTTTTCAGGGTTCTAAAGATTGGTCCTTTGTGGGGAGATAACCCCCTTGCCTTGGCCTGTGGTCAAGGACGTCTTTCTGGTACGACACTCTGTCCTCCTAGGAATTATTCGTACAAGAAATTTCCTTAGAAGATGAGGGAGAGGCTCCAGAAGGCTCCATGGCATAGGGTTGTTCAACCATCCGCCAGTGTCGGCCCATGACCAACTTGTAAAATGACTCGAATGGTGCCAGTCTCGTGATGAAGTCTAGTTCTTCGTTTGATGTCGCAACCGATGATCATTCGTTCACCGGGGTCGGCTCATCGATCGAGTCATGGATCAATCGCGGGTTTGCTTATTGAGGAGGGTCGTGACTGGTACTTCCTCGGGCAATGTTTGCTCGGCCAGTGTTGCGGACGGCAATTTATGATATGCCCACAGTCTTGCAGCTGATTCGGCGCTGGCGTTGTTGTTCCAGTAATTATTATTCCAGTGATTACCGTCATCATAACTTGGCGCAGGATCATGAGAGGCCACATCGCGGCGCTCACCCTATTCACCCCACGCCAGAACCGGTTCCGCCAACTCtataccccccctccttttcccactCCTAGCTTGGATTCCTCTGACCAAAAGAGCAAGGGTCTCGCCCAAAGCCACACACAACCCCGTCCCTCATCTCGTCAAGTCCATCCCAGATCTGTGTACCCCGGTGGAAGAAGCTCCAGATAGCCTCAGCCTGGCAACGATAACTCCCAAATCTCACCACCATTTTCCTAATCGGCAACTTTCTCCGTGGTtgaacccccccacccccccgaTGAACCCCCAAGGCTGACTTTCCTCCCAAGCCTCCACCTACCCAGCTCCTACACCGGCGGCTAAACAACCGTGCCAGCTATCTACTATTGATTTTTCGGACCGTCCCCAATAAACACCAAAACCCTGCCATGTCTCAGTTCACCAGTTGTAGCTCCTTCAAAAACATCCGTAGGAATCTCATAAACCGGATTCCGATTCCTGGTGACCATAATCCGCCTATCCCCAACCAACGCCCGGGGCACGTCGGCCAACACCTGCATTCTAGTGTCCTGATTCACAAGCGGACTCCCGCTTGCTGGCGAGATCCTGCATCAGTGATTGAAGAAGCGGCTTGCGCTTTTCCGGTCGAATAAGGTTAGCTTCGCCGCCGAGGTGCTGTGGCCGTGTCAGGgcgcgggagcgggagcgggagcgagCGAAGGCGCGGCGCTGGTGTTGTCGAGCCAGAACGGCATGGTGAGCTCGATTCTTGATTTGCATTGTTTTTGTTCGCAAGCGGTTATCCAGGGCAAAATGCCTAGATGGGTCTCAAAGCTTGCGCTGCAACGACTGAAGATACAAGTGAAGGAAAAGTTCGGAGGGAAatgccggcggtggtgtctTGATATAGGCCTTGATTGGGGATCGGACTTTCAAACGGTGAATTGACTTTGCGACGTCAATCGCAgaaggggtgatgatggcgtcTTATCTTGACAGACCCCTGGGTTCCAAACTCAATTCGAATGTCAGCTCCACTGTGCCACATGATCAAAATGTACTCGACGATGTTTTCCAGCGCGAAGAGTGTGGAATattggagaggaaggacaAACCAGCTGTCTTTGCTTGAGAAAACAATACAAGGaaagttgaagaaggggtaGCGAGGTATACACCTCCGAGCTCAGCCGTAACCaagtcaccaacaccaatAGCATGTTGGTGGGACTGCGACAGCAGTGTAGTCGAGCGTGCCTGAGGTACTTTTATGCCGACATTGGATGTTTTGACGGCGATGCCTGCCTCGGCGACAAGTCAAAGAATGAAAGAGGGGTGTTTGAGCTCGACAGGCACACAACCTTAACGACAACAATCAAGTGAATTGGAAGGGCAAAAGAAGTGGATACTTGTGTCCCGGGCTAGAGCAGGCGAATGCTATAGGCATCCTACTCTTTTCTAGATATCGAATAGGAAGAGTCACCCTGAAAGCTTGGAAAGCCTGTTTAGTTAAATACGCAACTTCGTCAGGTAGGCATTTGCAATAGCAAACATCTCTCATAGTAGTAGTCATGAGGCCCGCCCTTTGAAGCCTGACTAACCAAAGATGATAGCCGGCTGCAACACACATAGTTCTTGTCGATGCCTTTGCCACCAGAAACAGCGAATTCCGAGCCCATTCTACCGCTACACCTTTCATCAAGATTCAAGGTAACATGAGAACTTTTTGCGTCGAAAGCTCTCACCTCTACCGAGAGTTGCAGGCTGTTTTTTCCACACGTCTTCTCCCAAAAATGGGTGCCACGTCATATTGCAGGGACAGCAGTTCAACACGCCAGTCATTCAAGTACTGGATGACCCGGTGAGATGATCGTTGAAAATAGCATATTTATTGACCAAGCTCATCAACGGGAGAATCACACCTTCGAGCGGTGGTTGAGGACTCTAACGAGGACAAACTGTGATCAGACCAAATCGATGAGGAAGGCACTGGAGGACAAAAGACCCCATTCAAAGCCGTCATACTGGCAGAAGATTCGAGCTAGCAACATAAGTTAAAAGTATGTGACTTGCCAGCTTGCTGATATTCatatcttgtcttgtctcaCTGTCCCGATGGTCAACCAGGATGCGTCAAGGATCACAAAGCCGCCCCCCGTTACTTGGCATGTTCCAGCCAGCCAGATGTCAGAAAAGCCGGCGGCAGATGGTGAGCTGCAAAAACCCACCGTGAAGCATCGGGAGACGGTTTCAAAACCAAACGGGATCTGGGTACTGATCAGCAACGGTTACGCAAGCCGGAAGCCAAGCATTCCTTGAATCAACACGGACCAGCCATGACATCTGTGCCAGAGGCGGGGGAGACCGCAGGACGTTGTGGAATGGGCCGCCGGTTTCGAGCGCCGTCTTCCACAGCAAGCGCCGCCGAGCTGTCAGCAACAAGTCGGTTTCGAAAAGTCTTTTCTCTGCTTCGGGAAGGCTGTCAGAAGCTTGTGGTGTTGCAGCGAGACGCCGTTGGTTCCAAACGCCGCTCGTCCGTTGCGGTGGACTTTTAGCAGCTTGGCATATCACGTGAGAGGTTCCGCATTGGTGGAGATGTGTCGTGTTTGTGGAGACTGATGGCTGGTGCACTGTTTTTGTTATTTCGGGTACGAAGCCAACCCGGCCAATCTCACCGCAACATGCCGGCCGCTAATCCACTCCTGTCAGCTGTTGGAGGGCAATAATTCGATCCAAATTTCGTGTTCTTGTCGTTTGTTCTTGGAGAATTTAtgaagatatcggaggtcCAAGATATCGATGGGTTCTCGATGGTGATGCAATGCCAACCGGAATCAGGAGTTTCCAACCGCAACAGAAACTTGGAATAGCGCCCAGCTCCGGGAAGCTAGGACCAGTGGACTGACCACTCAATTGGATCGACTCTGGGACCTGCAGCAATCGCTGGTCCAATCCGGCATTGGGCAGCCAAATGGCAGATCCGCGCGATATCCGGTTTCCAGTGATGGCAGCGTGCTAGGGTTTAAGTGCCTGAAGAAGACACGGACAACTGGGCCAGACCGTCTGCTGCCAACCTCTGCCAACCTCTACCAACGACCATTGGCGCTTGGCCGTCTAATTAACGAGCGACAGACCACCCTTGGCCCACGCAATGCAGCTCTTGGATCGAGTCTTGGCCTGAGTCTTGGGGTGGCTATGCACCCCCTTTATCGAGGTTTCGGGATTCCGGGGGTGTGCTTGTTTTaatctccctctctcctGAAAATCTGCCTCCATCCCTCTCTTTTTTGATCCGAAAAATCATTCCAACAAACCTCTTCCTTTTCAGTCAATCGCTCATCGACtgcttcttcaccccccaGGCCATTCCGCTCGTTTTGGTGGCCTTTTTCAACCACGCTATACATTTAATTTTTTATCCAAATAGACGCCCCTGAACCCGACTGTTTTCCATACGAACCACGATAGGATCCTGATATCGaattcaccaccacatcacgCCACAATGAAGACCACGACTGTTTTGTCCGCGCTCGcggctgccgctgctgtgAACGCTACCCCAACTGCCACTCTCCCTCTCAAGGCCCGCCAGACGGAGCTTGAGCCCATCACTGCCACCGGCAACGCCTTCtacaagggcaaggagagATTCTTCGTCCGCGGTATCGACTACCAGCCAGGTGGTGCTGCCGCCAATGTCGACCCTCTGGCCGATCCCAAGGTCTGCAAGCCCGACATCGAGAAGTTCAAGAAGCTcggcatcaacaccatccgtGTGTACTCGACCGACAACTCCAAGGACCACGATGAGTGCATGGAGGAGCTCGCCAAGGCCGGCATCTACGTCGTCCTTGatgccaacaaccccttgTACTCTATCAACCGTGACGACCCTCACACCTCGTACAACGCCATCTACCTCCAGAGCGTCTTCGCCACCATTGATGCCTTTGCCAAGTACACCAATACCATGGCTTTCTTCTCTGGCAACGAGGTCATCCACGACCacgccaacaccaccctcactGCCCGCTACGTCAAGGCCACCGACCGTGACATGCGCCGCTACATCAAGGCTCGCAAGTACCGCAAGATCCTGGTCGGATACTCTGCCGCCGATGTAACCGAGAACCGTCTCCAGACTGCTGACTACTTCAACTGCGGTACCGATGAGGAGCGCAGCGACTTCTTCGCCTTTGTGAGTTGACCGATTTTGACCGGCCCCGAGGCCGTTACACTAACATGATGCAGAACGATTACTCTTGGTGCACTAGCAACTTCATCGAGTCCGGCTGGGACCAGAAGGTCAAGAACTTCACCGGCTATGGTCTTCCCATCTTCCTGTCCGAGTACGGCTGCAACCACAACGTCCGTGACTTTGGAGAGCTCGAGTCCCTCATGCACCCCAACATGACCAGCGTCTACTCCGGTGGTCTCATGTACGAGTACTCCGAGGAGCCCAACGAGTATGGTATCGTCAAGATTGAGGGTGGCGACAAGGGCAACGGTTTCGACCAGACTGGCAAGCGCACTGAGATGCAGCCCGAGTTCAACAACCTGGTCAAGGCCATGAAGGCTTTCCCCGCCCCCAAGGGTCTTGCCGGCGCCAGCACCGAGAATAAGGCTTCCAAGTGCCCCGAGAACAACGACCACTGGATCGTCAGCACCGTCCTTCCCGAGATTCCCGAGGAGGCCCTTCAGTACTTCGAGAACGGTGCTGGCAAGGGCCCCGGCCTTAACGGCAAGGGCTCCCAGTGGGCTGGCCACGTCGCTTCCAAGAGCCCCGAGTTCCCCGATGGAGATGCCCAGGGCAGCACTGGCGGCTCTGGCTCCGATGACAACGAGAATGCTGCTCCCCGCGGCGCTGCCTCGATCCTCTTCGTCTCCGGCCTCGTTGCTCTCGTTGCCGGTGCCATTTCCCTGTAAATAACGCCATGTTTTCTTGGG from Podospora pseudopauciseta strain CBS 411.78 chromosome 6, whole genome shotgun sequence includes:
- a CDS encoding hypothetical protein (COG:S; EggNog:ENOG503P0X0) translates to MRRPRVSIVCVQLPAVLPLDRLKFALSLFPRRRSGSVTRFPLFATGCAVLNSLTGLAQSSANLESCKVGVREEDAPAMANLTSTTSIATCTRPTRAPSHPSKPPPSTTLNSIRGTAPAAPPPQHPSASLPVVASPTSISNVSLFLTNLRLLDLDLSPDWPGISPSTFNAKDAGGQKKRVQCVEWALYHLFALYDRDETRNKLLPFFPPNDQVQSLNLRAALLRQLEQAKKNGVLGRDAVVRKTMLDECKGERLEEVLAVFSSVVLKKVVAERQLNSRDPMSPPLAQALALENMGYSGDKTELTVLVLAHRVSLQRTLNEKNALRKRFNSFAELLADKERGITRRRRQQQDQDDDGEEGVPEQTRRDVWKTVRNNWTGSERWMETLLHGDSQAQRDGVLSASFDRVWRRVQSDRLAELDEKEPGLLEQLDDRVRSQRERLERWQGFRQRMFGDTASGSTTRQAGAQERPRGIDLGFRGHETLHMGRASTKKPASSRTSDFDHEYEKLISNLKAELDGITPSAPHIPSFFQQAPTAVPPLDLDGVVESESEEISDISDHEPTPIAVRPSPPRRDPIKLEPVFEPVLRKAQSFYHDEIDVNEIPTTPSRHALRRSATIKSNTPSPRRREPTQTPTPTQSPRRRLSSPPKPALTPTRNTVLPAPQLSPQLPSPPEELPSPTQEMADQILASVSNASPSPIKRSRHTLSLAERTRLSMARRTSHANLRVSAEDDDLLLDSPAPEPQKQPQPPSITPPSPPTGTNGYEDLVSRTRRSMANFEAVKQKAQIERRRSLRQAKAAPTTPQNQGGRPRSAYFSSLDEEGEDSYQDEGNTTLLIAEELINEGKEDDYEAVFMSRPKIATSPVGTPVMRGRNWAGSDF
- a CDS encoding hypothetical protein (EggNog:ENOG503NVKW), encoding MAARHDYLAYKHDTSLLLRWMIQTSNNIIKAHKAEIAELQSHELNKRGQIRVDGIVPLCGLIAKHVTNVSPSIYRLFQSIIDARTASYSRSQRVAIQIQDKNVEECNSTYKFFIDTLVAVLEALGSTPSKPGASQNADHGASSVSKEEAKQLISANRFVPLQNGEIDGSSDKEVPQQSSTTQPRNKPVLLRRSLQEVWRDVAYNHLNIVIGGTLSNSAIAMIQRRSRAIFVNFPDHDSYGSIMNIVTWGLPYELQGKMLSHLWSLPQFRPDNFTPSKEICVDAKEQLMAYSYNYLVEFITDPTHSLWQANQAHARGTRQLGPQPQPPDGDKRGVPAVAEELHDQLAV
- the GAS5_2 gene encoding 1,3-beta-glucanosyltransferase (CAZy:GH72; COG:G; EggNog:ENOG503NYHJ), which gives rise to MKTTTVLSALAAAAAVNATPTATLPLKARQTELEPITATGNAFYKGKERFFVRGIDYQPGGAAANVDPLADPKVCKPDIEKFKKLGINTIRVYSTDNSKDHDECMEELAKAGIYVVLDANNPLYSINRDDPHTSYNAIYLQSVFATIDAFAKYTNTMAFFSGNEVIHDHANTTLTARYVKATDRDMRRYIKARKYRKILVGYSAADVTENRLQTADYFNCGTDEERSDFFAFNDYSWCTSNFIESGWDQKVKNFTGYGLPIFLSEYGCNHNVRDFGELESLMHPNMTSVYSGGLMYEYSEEPNEYGIVKIEGGDKGNGFDQTGKRTEMQPEFNNLVKAMKAFPAPKGLAGASTENKASKCPENNDHWIVSTVLPEIPEEALQYFENGAGKGPGLNGKGSQWAGHVASKSPEFPDGDAQGSTGGSGSDDNENAAPRGAASILFVSGLVALVAGAISL